One segment of Halomonas sp. TD01 DNA contains the following:
- a CDS encoding metallophosphoesterase, with amino-acid sequence MEGYDLIGDVHGCGATLAALLERLGYHQRGGVYRHPRRKVIFLGDLIDRGPRIRLAVTIARRMVEEGEAHIVMGNHEYNALAYTHPAPPGSKKRWLREHTPRHNRIIEDTLAQYRDYTNEWEDTLAWFKTIPLCLELDGIRVVHACWDEELIQQLKQRAPNACMDNRFLVESTDPSTQAFRILDRLTRGPHIPLPEGIAIHSGDGFTRQSFRAHFWSANPQQWGDVVFQPDNLPGDLETRTLTDTERQRLSYYGPEQPPLFIGHYWCEGIPALPARNIACLDYSAVKFGRLVAYRWSGETRLNADHFVWIQVPKEERALPKPWEIDFD; translated from the coding sequence ATGGAGGGCTACGATTTAATCGGTGATGTACATGGGTGTGGTGCAACGCTCGCAGCGTTACTAGAACGGCTTGGTTATCATCAGCGAGGTGGTGTGTACCGACACCCACGCCGAAAGGTGATCTTTTTAGGCGATTTAATCGATCGCGGCCCCCGTATTCGTTTGGCCGTTACGATCGCGCGCCGAATGGTAGAGGAGGGCGAAGCGCATATTGTCATGGGTAATCATGAATACAATGCGCTAGCCTATACGCACCCTGCACCCCCTGGCAGCAAGAAGCGCTGGCTGCGCGAACATACGCCGCGTCATAACCGCATTATTGAAGATACGCTAGCTCAGTACCGCGATTATACCAATGAGTGGGAAGACACCTTGGCGTGGTTTAAGACTATTCCGCTATGTCTGGAGCTGGACGGGATACGCGTAGTGCATGCCTGCTGGGATGAAGAGCTGATTCAACAGCTTAAGCAACGTGCCCCCAACGCCTGTATGGACAACCGCTTTTTGGTTGAGTCCACTGACCCCTCAACTCAAGCCTTTCGTATACTTGATCGTTTAACACGCGGCCCACATATACCGTTACCAGAGGGCATTGCCATACACTCAGGTGATGGTTTCACCAGACAGAGTTTTCGTGCTCACTTTTGGTCAGCTAACCCTCAGCAGTGGGGGGATGTGGTATTTCAGCCAGATAACCTTCCTGGTGATTTAGAGACCAGAACGCTTACTGACACTGAGCGTCAGCGCCTTAGTTATTACGGGCCTGAGCAGCCACCGCTGTTTATCGGCCATTACTGGTGTGAGGGTATTCCCGCCCTACCAGCACGCAACATTGCCTGCCTGGATTATAGTGCGGTGAAATTTGGCCGTTTAGTCGCCTATCGCTGGAGCGGAGAAACGCGGCTGAATGCGGATCATTTTGTGTGGATACAGGTGCCAAAAGAGGAGCGTGCGCTGCCTAAACCGTGGGAAATTGATTTTGATTAA
- a CDS encoding NAD(+) kinase: MPFKTIGLIGRLGSDKVVDSLQRLVSYLVAHDYRVLVEDRTATALPNHGLPEASRRMLGELCDLVIVVGGDGSLLGAARTLCLSGTLMLGVNRGRLGFLTDISPDELESRVGEVLAGEFEVEERFLLDAVLYRNGKAVGSGVALNEVVVHPGKAVRMIEFELFIDGQFVYSQRSDGLIIATPTGSTAYALSGGGPIMHPKLDVVTLVPMFPHTLSSRPIVIDAASEIRVHIGETNQTYPHISCDGQTRAVAKPDDVLVIQRKPERVQLVHPIGHNFYEVLRSKLGWSHRLGD; this comes from the coding sequence ATGCCCTTTAAAACGATAGGTCTAATCGGTCGTTTAGGCAGCGACAAAGTGGTCGATTCGCTTCAGCGGCTGGTCAGCTATTTAGTTGCCCACGACTACAGAGTTCTTGTTGAAGACCGCACGGCAACGGCACTGCCGAACCATGGATTGCCTGAAGCCAGCCGCCGCATGCTCGGCGAACTGTGCGATCTGGTCATCGTCGTGGGTGGTGATGGTAGCCTGTTGGGAGCTGCCCGTACGCTTTGCCTCAGCGGTACGTTGATGTTAGGCGTCAACCGGGGGCGGTTAGGCTTTTTAACTGATATTTCTCCCGATGAACTGGAAAGTCGCGTTGGCGAAGTGCTGGCGGGGGAGTTTGAAGTTGAAGAGCGTTTCTTGCTAGATGCTGTGCTGTATCGAAACGGCAAGGCGGTGGGGAGTGGTGTCGCGCTCAATGAAGTGGTGGTTCATCCAGGCAAAGCGGTACGCATGATTGAATTTGAGCTGTTTATTGATGGGCAGTTTGTTTATAGCCAACGTAGCGATGGACTGATTATTGCCACGCCTACGGGCTCAACCGCCTATGCACTTTCTGGAGGCGGACCGATCATGCATCCCAAGCTTGATGTGGTGACATTAGTGCCCATGTTTCCTCACACGCTTTCAAGTCGTCCTATCGTAATTGACGCAGCCAGTGAGATCCGTGTTCACATTGGTGAGACTAATCAAACCTATCCCCATATCAGTTGCGACGGACAAACCCGTGCAGTGGCTAAACCTGACGATGTGCTCGTCATTCAACGTAAACCGGAACGCGTTCAGCTAGTGCATCCTATTGGGCATAACTTCTATGAAGTGTTGCGCAGTAAACTCGGCTGGAGCCATCGGCTAGGGGACTAA
- a CDS encoding carboxylate/amino acid/amine transporter, translating into MGYLVGVTALWAFSFSLIGVYLAGQVDSYFAVLVRVTLAMLVFLPFLRPSLLRGKQRLALMALGAVQLGVMYTFFYHSFLLLSVPEVLLFTIFTPVYIALLDDLMFKRFTPIYLVTAILAVIGAGVIRYDGIDSGFWLGFLVVQGANLCFALGQVGYRRLAADLPPTLAWHNVFGWFFIGAMLVALPAFLLFGNTTALPSTPVQWSVLAWLGLVASGVGYFAWNQGATKVDAGTLAIMNNALVPAGLVVNLVIWNRDADIGKLLLGAVIMAASLWLNHWWLQRRRAISA; encoded by the coding sequence ATGGGTTATCTTGTTGGCGTAACGGCGTTGTGGGCGTTCTCCTTCTCGTTGATTGGCGTGTACCTGGCAGGTCAAGTAGATAGCTACTTTGCAGTGCTTGTCAGGGTAACTCTCGCCATGCTGGTTTTTCTGCCGTTTTTACGCCCCAGCTTGCTACGTGGCAAACAGCGCTTAGCGTTGATGGCATTGGGTGCAGTACAGTTAGGTGTGATGTACACCTTCTTCTATCACTCTTTTTTACTACTATCGGTACCTGAAGTTCTGTTATTCACGATTTTTACACCGGTTTATATCGCACTCCTAGATGACCTAATGTTTAAGCGCTTCACGCCTATTTACCTAGTAACCGCAATATTGGCGGTGATCGGGGCGGGCGTTATTCGTTACGACGGCATTGATAGTGGATTTTGGCTAGGGTTTTTGGTGGTGCAGGGGGCAAATCTCTGTTTCGCGTTAGGCCAGGTAGGTTATCGTCGCCTTGCCGCTGATTTACCACCCACCTTAGCGTGGCATAACGTCTTCGGCTGGTTTTTTATTGGCGCAATGCTGGTGGCACTCCCTGCCTTTTTGCTCTTTGGTAATACAACAGCGCTGCCCAGTACGCCAGTGCAGTGGAGCGTGTTGGCATGGCTTGGGCTAGTCGCTTCTGGCGTAGGTTATTTCGCTTGGAACCAGGGAGCCACTAAGGTAGATGCCGGAACACTGGCAATAATGAACAATGCGCTAGTGCCCGCTGGCTTGGTGGTTAATCTGGTGATTTGGAACCGCGATGCGGATATCGGCAAGCTGCTGCTAGGCGCGGTTATCATGGCCGCTTCTTTGTGGCTGAACCACTGGTGGTTACAGCGCCGTCGCGCTATATCTGCCTAA
- a CDS encoding YqaE/Pmp3 family membrane protein, translating into MDAREYLNRKGVGLERDPERPNTLEEKAWERARGAGSQRPKSGTPHDWEDWERHHDDLADGAETLEQKIDKEAHQNALAKEKQQAEQAQSAVEHFTPPVQTNEATNTLKQQASSPMVSGEVSVPSQPTSLLFAYRALAILLPPLAVGLTAGGPKRIAISVVLTLLGWIPGVVHAFTWLKKH; encoded by the coding sequence ATGGACGCACGTGAATACCTCAATCGCAAAGGCGTTGGCTTAGAACGAGACCCTGAACGGCCTAATACATTAGAAGAGAAAGCGTGGGAACGAGCTCGCGGGGCAGGCAGTCAACGTCCAAAATCCGGTACGCCACATGATTGGGAAGATTGGGAGCGTCATCACGATGATTTGGCAGACGGCGCGGAAACGTTAGAGCAGAAAATTGACAAAGAAGCTCATCAAAACGCGCTTGCTAAAGAGAAGCAGCAAGCAGAACAAGCGCAGTCAGCGGTAGAGCATTTTACGCCTCCAGTGCAAACAAATGAGGCCACCAACACGCTGAAACAACAAGCCTCTTCACCCATGGTTTCAGGGGAAGTGTCGGTGCCGTCTCAACCTACTTCGCTACTGTTTGCCTATCGTGCGTTAGCCATTTTGCTACCACCTTTGGCCGTTGGGTTAACAGCAGGTGGGCCAAAACGTATTGCCATTAGTGTTGTTTTGACGTTACTGGGTTGGATTCCTGGTGTGGTACATGCGTTTACATGGTTAAAAAAGCACTAA
- a CDS encoding CBS domain-containing protein — protein MNKKTPDTVRDVMSRDCYRVTGQTSITNLAQGLALHRLPGAPVVDASDRLIGFISEQDVMGRVLDSIYHDDEAPLVRELMRQDVLTTTPNKSITDLAQEMLGAKPKIYPVVEQQRLVGIVTRRDILMALLTIRRH, from the coding sequence ATGAATAAAAAAACCCCCGATACCGTACGCGATGTCATGTCACGGGACTGCTACCGTGTCACTGGCCAAACCTCTATCACTAATTTGGCTCAAGGTTTGGCATTGCACCGTTTACCAGGCGCCCCAGTAGTAGATGCGTCTGATCGGTTGATTGGTTTTATATCTGAGCAGGATGTGATGGGCCGCGTATTGGACAGCATCTATCACGATGATGAAGCGCCGCTGGTACGCGAGTTAATGCGCCAAGACGTGCTCACAACAACGCCCAATAAAAGCATCACCGATTTAGCACAGGAAATGCTCGGAGCGAAACCTAAGATTTATCCCGTCGTCGAACAACAACGCTTAGTCGGGATTGTCACGCGCCGCGATATCTTAATGGCACTGCTGACCATTCGCCGCCACTAG
- a CDS encoding AraC family transcriptional regulator, with product MPSTIRQIPLESATKHHSHDFHQIVITLCGSSEFEIEGLGGRVNAFSGCIVPANHEHFYSGNGYNRQLILDLPEDAPALTGEHRELVALFDAPRFFALDNPLRHYLAFVESELVQGFDTSAMSFQQDRLAATLLGSLKARLGASESTSQRRLNLDQIDRFIRLHLADELRVADLAKLACLSEAHFSERFRVQTGLSPWQYVRRQRLHAARQLVLQSRLPLTDIAIQTGFANQSALSHAFRRSYGLSPRQLRQGVGVANPPLDSATPSTSYSTPLAPTASPSGASIRAGALSSR from the coding sequence ATGCCGAGTACTATTCGTCAAATCCCTTTAGAAAGCGCCACAAAACATCACTCGCACGACTTTCACCAAATAGTCATTACGCTGTGTGGTTCTTCAGAATTTGAAATTGAAGGCCTCGGTGGTCGCGTAAACGCATTTTCAGGCTGCATTGTTCCCGCGAATCACGAACACTTCTATTCAGGTAACGGCTACAATCGCCAACTGATTCTAGATCTGCCTGAAGATGCTCCAGCCTTAACGGGTGAACACCGCGAGTTGGTAGCGTTATTTGATGCGCCGCGTTTTTTTGCACTCGACAATCCATTGCGGCATTACCTTGCTTTCGTTGAAAGCGAACTTGTCCAAGGATTTGACACGTCGGCAATGTCCTTTCAACAAGATCGGCTTGCCGCCACACTGTTAGGTTCGTTAAAAGCTCGCCTGGGGGCATCAGAGAGCACATCACAGCGGCGTCTCAATCTAGACCAAATTGATCGGTTTATTCGCCTCCACTTGGCCGATGAGTTAAGAGTGGCTGATTTGGCGAAGCTAGCGTGTCTTAGTGAAGCGCACTTTTCAGAGCGCTTTCGCGTTCAAACGGGCCTATCACCTTGGCAGTATGTGCGACGCCAACGCCTGCATGCGGCTCGGCAGCTTGTATTACAAAGCCGTTTACCTCTCACCGATATTGCCATTCAAACAGGTTTTGCTAACCAGAGCGCTCTTTCTCATGCTTTTCGGCGTAGTTATGGCTTATCACCCCGCCAGTTACGCCAAGGAGTGGGGGTAGCGAATCCACCGCTCGATTCAGCGACGCCTTCAACGTCTTATTCAACGCCATTAGCACCCACCGCGTCCCCATCAGGAGCAAGTATTAGGGCTGGTGCACTCTCATCTCGCTAG
- the putA gene encoding bifunctional proline dehydrogenase/L-glutamate gamma-semialdehyde dehydrogenase PutA produces the protein MLNAKKMRDPAIWQTDLDTLMQRISDHYLVDEDAFVGELIKVLNADSDDFARIESNTAALVRDVRKMDTAVDTIDELLQQYSLDTHEGLMLMCLAEAMLRIPDKATADALIEDRLGPADWQSHLGKSESWMVNASTWGLLMTGHVLKLDHPKEGQPAHFINRMVNKVGEPVIRRAMMEAMKIMGKQFVLGRDINEALKRSKPLFNKGYTYSYDMLGEAARTRADAKRYYDDYARAIEQVGKACQSLGDKTPAPSVSIKLSALHPRYEFGRREQVLAELVDTVIKLVTKARELDVAVTIDAEEVDRLELSLDVFRAIYESDAVKGWGHFGLVVQAYSKRALPVLHYINRLAEQQGDEIPLRLVKGAYWDSEIKESQQLGVDGYPVFTRKACTDVAYLACAQFLLSNDTRGRIFPQFATHNAHTVTTILELANHDSRPFEFQRLHGMGEALYDAALTRAPNGTYCRIYAPVGAHKDLLPYLVRRLLENGANSSFVHQIVDPEVPVESLCQHPIETLHQQKTFANKRIPLPKDIYGPKRRNSRGVNLNIRSHFDPLMEKMGMFMDKQYPAKPLLAFDVADDTANTHTVTSPFDRRKTVGSVQWTSKEQATKALDAAWQAFPRWETTPVTERADILRRLADLMEEHMPELMTLCSREGGKLLTDGVDEIKEAVDFCRYYAMRAEEAFGQPIELPGPTGESNRLMMSGKGVFAAISPWNFPVAIFCGQIVAAAVAGNTVLAKPAEQTSIVAHRVIELLYEAGMPRDVVQLLPGDGPTVGSVLTSDPRVTGVVFTGGTDTAQIINRALAARENAPLPTLIAETGGMNAMIVDSTALPEQVVVDVIQSAFQSAGQRCSALRVLYLQDDVADRVIEILKGAMNELRIGDPRDLGTDVGPVIDEDARKGLVAHIEKLKGENRLVAETPMAVEHTQNGTFVAPAAFIIDSIDSLTREQFGPILHIVRYKARDLDRVINDINGRGYGLTFGVHSRNESFAAEIAQKMRVGNVYINRNIIGAVVGVQPFGGQGLSGTGPKAGGPNYLQRFVTEKTITNNTAALGGNASLLALGDE, from the coding sequence ATGCTCAATGCCAAGAAAATGCGTGACCCTGCCATCTGGCAAACCGATCTTGATACGCTTATGCAGCGTATTAGTGATCACTATCTTGTAGATGAGGACGCCTTCGTCGGTGAGCTAATCAAGGTTCTCAATGCTGACAGTGACGATTTCGCACGGATTGAATCGAATACCGCAGCGCTAGTGCGTGATGTGCGCAAAATGGATACGGCTGTCGATACGATTGACGAACTGCTGCAGCAATACAGCCTGGACACCCATGAAGGCTTAATGCTGATGTGCTTGGCAGAAGCCATGCTGCGCATCCCCGATAAAGCGACCGCCGATGCGTTGATTGAAGATAGGCTTGGCCCCGCAGATTGGCAGTCCCACTTAGGTAAAAGCGAATCATGGATGGTAAACGCTTCTACTTGGGGCCTACTGATGACCGGGCATGTATTGAAGCTCGATCACCCCAAAGAGGGTCAACCTGCCCACTTTATTAACCGCATGGTTAATAAAGTGGGTGAACCCGTAATTCGTCGCGCCATGATGGAAGCGATGAAAATCATGGGCAAACAGTTCGTTTTGGGACGCGATATTAATGAAGCACTAAAGCGCTCTAAACCGCTCTTCAACAAAGGCTACACCTACTCCTACGATATGCTGGGCGAGGCAGCACGCACCCGTGCTGACGCCAAGCGCTACTATGATGACTACGCACGCGCAATTGAGCAGGTCGGCAAAGCCTGTCAATCCCTGGGCGATAAAACCCCTGCGCCTTCGGTCTCCATCAAGCTGTCTGCACTGCATCCACGCTATGAGTTTGGTCGCCGCGAGCAGGTGCTTGCCGAGCTAGTCGACACGGTTATTAAGTTAGTCACTAAAGCCCGTGAGCTTGACGTGGCGGTAACTATCGATGCTGAAGAAGTTGATCGATTAGAGCTGTCTCTCGATGTTTTCCGCGCAATATATGAAAGCGACGCAGTGAAAGGATGGGGACACTTTGGCCTCGTCGTTCAGGCATATTCGAAACGCGCCTTACCGGTACTGCACTACATTAACCGTCTGGCCGAACAGCAAGGCGACGAAATTCCGCTGCGTTTAGTGAAGGGCGCTTACTGGGATAGCGAAATCAAGGAGTCCCAACAACTTGGTGTTGATGGCTATCCCGTATTTACCCGTAAAGCGTGTACGGACGTGGCTTACTTGGCGTGCGCGCAGTTCCTGCTATCCAACGATACTCGTGGACGTATTTTCCCTCAGTTCGCGACACACAATGCCCACACTGTCACGACCATACTTGAGCTAGCCAACCACGATAGCCGTCCGTTTGAATTCCAGCGTTTACATGGCATGGGCGAAGCCCTTTATGACGCAGCGCTGACACGCGCACCAAACGGGACTTACTGTCGAATTTACGCCCCCGTTGGTGCTCATAAAGACCTGCTGCCCTACTTGGTACGTCGCCTACTTGAAAATGGTGCTAACTCCTCTTTCGTCCATCAAATTGTTGATCCGGAAGTCCCCGTAGAATCATTGTGCCAACACCCTATTGAAACGCTGCATCAGCAGAAAACGTTCGCCAATAAGCGCATTCCGCTGCCGAAAGATATCTATGGGCCAAAACGCCGCAACTCGCGTGGGGTTAATCTTAATATCCGTAGCCACTTCGATCCGTTAATGGAAAAGATGGGCATGTTTATGGATAAGCAGTACCCAGCGAAGCCGCTGTTGGCCTTTGATGTTGCGGATGATACCGCGAACACCCACACAGTCACCTCGCCTTTCGACCGTCGCAAAACTGTAGGCAGCGTTCAGTGGACCAGCAAGGAGCAAGCCACCAAAGCACTCGATGCAGCTTGGCAAGCGTTCCCACGCTGGGAAACGACCCCGGTAACCGAGCGCGCTGATATCCTGCGCCGCCTGGCCGACCTGATGGAAGAACACATGCCAGAGCTGATGACGCTCTGTTCGCGTGAAGGTGGCAAATTGCTCACCGACGGTGTCGATGAAATCAAAGAAGCCGTCGACTTCTGTCGCTATTACGCTATGCGTGCCGAAGAAGCGTTTGGTCAGCCAATTGAGCTGCCAGGCCCTACCGGTGAGTCTAACCGCTTGATGATGAGTGGTAAGGGCGTATTTGCAGCTATTAGCCCTTGGAACTTCCCGGTGGCTATTTTCTGCGGCCAAATTGTTGCCGCCGCCGTTGCCGGCAACACCGTACTAGCCAAACCCGCTGAGCAAACCTCGATTGTTGCCCACCGCGTTATTGAGCTGCTCTATGAAGCGGGCATGCCACGTGATGTGGTTCAGTTGCTACCTGGCGACGGCCCAACAGTGGGTAGCGTCTTAACCTCTGACCCACGCGTTACGGGTGTTGTATTTACCGGCGGCACTGACACGGCGCAGATAATCAACCGTGCACTCGCGGCCCGGGAAAACGCACCACTGCCGACACTAATTGCTGAAACAGGCGGCATGAACGCCATGATTGTCGACTCGACTGCTCTGCCTGAACAGGTAGTCGTGGATGTGATTCAGTCTGCGTTCCAAAGTGCCGGTCAGCGCTGTTCCGCGCTACGGGTGCTTTATCTACAAGACGATGTTGCCGACCGCGTCATTGAAATTCTCAAAGGCGCCATGAACGAGTTGCGTATTGGTGACCCACGAGATTTAGGCACCGACGTGGGTCCGGTTATTGATGAAGACGCACGTAAAGGCCTAGTGGCGCATATTGAAAAGCTGAAGGGCGAAAACCGTTTAGTCGCGGAAACACCGATGGCAGTTGAGCATACTCAAAACGGCACCTTCGTTGCACCCGCCGCCTTTATCATCGACAGCATTGACTCGCTTACCCGAGAGCAGTTTGGCCCTATATTGCACATTGTTCGTTACAAGGCTCGCGACCTTGACCGCGTGATCAATGACATTAATGGTCGCGGATATGGCCTAACCTTTGGGGTGCACAGCCGCAATGAGTCATTTGCCGCTGAAATAGCGCAGAAAATGCGAGTGGGCAACGTGTATATCAATCGTAACATCATCGGCGCAGTGGTTGGCGTTCAACCCTTCGGTGGGCAAGGCCTCTCTGGCACTGGCCCCAAAGCGGGTGGCCCGAACTACCTACAGCGCTTTGTGACTGAAAAAACGATTACCAATAACACCGCCGCTTTAGGTGGCAACGCGTCGCTTCTGGCGCTCGGCGATGAGTAA
- the putP gene encoding sodium/proline symporter PutP yields the protein MAIGVWVSLIAYFALMIAIGVYAMRKATSSSEDYMLGGRGLSPQVAALSAGASDMSGWLLLGLPGAMFVSGLGSAWIGIGLLVGAFFNWTLVAPRLREQTVHYGNAITIPAFLANRFPTRALSLRTVSAIVIVIFFAVYTASGLVAGGKLFESAFSGIFNIGDMSNYAMGVIITLGVVLIYTVVGGFLAVSMTDFVQGCIMMLALVIMPVVVLFGEGGGGFSQASQTLNEVDPTLLSWTSGLTFIGWLSAVTWGLGYFGQPHIIVRFMAIRTLKEVPTARNIGMGWMLISLIGAVSLGIFGRAYAIRNGLDVQDPETIFIILAELLFHPLITGFLYAALLAAIMSTISSQLLVSSSSLTEDFYRLFLRKEATDKECVRVGRVCVVLVGLAAALIASDENSQVLGLVSNAWAGFGAAFGPLIILSLMWSRTNGNGAIAGMVVGAATVMIWISLGWNGEFMGGPGVYEIIPGFIASFIAILVVSSMTTDSGEYQHIDRS from the coding sequence ATGGCTATCGGTGTTTGGGTCAGTCTTATTGCATATTTTGCGCTCATGATCGCCATCGGCGTTTATGCCATGCGCAAAGCGACGTCTTCATCCGAAGATTACATGCTGGGTGGACGAGGCCTCAGCCCACAGGTGGCGGCCCTGTCGGCTGGTGCTTCGGACATGAGCGGCTGGTTGCTACTGGGGTTGCCCGGCGCAATGTTTGTATCCGGCTTGGGGTCAGCCTGGATCGGTATTGGCCTACTAGTGGGTGCGTTCTTCAACTGGACCCTAGTTGCCCCTCGCCTTCGTGAACAGACAGTTCACTACGGCAATGCGATTACCATCCCGGCCTTCCTGGCAAACCGGTTCCCAACACGTGCGCTTTCCCTGCGCACGGTGTCCGCCATCGTTATCGTTATCTTCTTTGCGGTTTACACAGCGTCAGGCCTAGTGGCAGGTGGCAAGCTGTTTGAAAGCGCATTCTCCGGCATTTTCAATATTGGTGACATGAGCAACTACGCCATGGGGGTCATCATTACCCTAGGCGTAGTGCTTATTTACACCGTTGTTGGCGGTTTCCTAGCCGTGAGCATGACGGACTTCGTGCAAGGCTGCATCATGATGTTGGCACTGGTGATCATGCCGGTAGTTGTGCTCTTTGGTGAAGGCGGCGGCGGGTTCTCCCAGGCGTCACAGACCCTGAATGAAGTCGATCCCACATTGCTATCCTGGACGTCAGGGCTGACCTTTATCGGCTGGCTCTCTGCCGTTACCTGGGGCCTGGGCTATTTCGGACAGCCGCATATCATTGTGCGCTTCATGGCCATCCGGACGCTGAAGGAAGTCCCTACTGCCCGTAACATTGGCATGGGCTGGATGCTTATCTCTCTGATTGGCGCGGTCTCGCTAGGCATATTCGGCCGAGCCTATGCAATCCGTAATGGGTTGGATGTTCAAGATCCGGAAACGATCTTTATTATCCTGGCGGAGCTGCTGTTCCACCCGCTGATCACTGGTTTTCTCTATGCGGCTCTCTTAGCTGCGATCATGAGTACTATTTCCAGCCAACTTCTGGTGTCGTCGTCATCTCTGACTGAGGACTTCTATCGCTTGTTCCTGCGTAAAGAGGCAACGGACAAAGAGTGTGTACGCGTCGGCCGAGTCTGTGTCGTACTGGTTGGCTTAGCAGCAGCGCTCATTGCGTCTGACGAAAACTCTCAGGTTCTAGGGCTGGTAAGTAACGCCTGGGCTGGCTTCGGCGCGGCGTTTGGCCCGCTAATTATTCTGTCACTGATGTGGTCGCGTACGAATGGCAATGGTGCCATCGCAGGCATGGTGGTGGGTGCTGCCACCGTCATGATCTGGATCTCACTGGGTTGGAACGGTGAGTTTATGGGAGGCCCTGGCGTGTACGAGATCATTCCTGGCTTCATTGCTTCCTTCATTGCCATCCTGGTGGTGAGTAGCATGACTACCGATTCTGGTGAATATCAGCATATTGATCGTTCATAA